The following proteins are co-located in the Caldilineales bacterium genome:
- a CDS encoding DNRLRE domain-containing protein: MKSRNPFLFLLFVLAIAVSLPAAAIARPALAPQSPATPQATGSWQRVWKGEGVVNAFVGIDAQTVLGAGSDGMILLSTDAGVSWRYQSPTPDTDLNDLVLVGNRAWAVGLDGLVLGSTDSGVNWRQLATGLAPALNGVHFLDGANGWAVGAGGAIQHTTDGGANWTLQTSGVSTALNAVRIFSDGQHGLAAGDNGVLLATTDGGGTWTPKPGVGNPALALRDIHVEGSQAWLVGDGGILRYSSDQGATWATRNIPYFHIHEIEFAPGQDQIGWAAGIAVSGAIEEERIYRTTNGGSSWAPVTSVEGSDVDLARASGIQTAIEVTALGVSDTTHAWVGGGATNRNYGNYYDAPEDLIARESWFVWHTSNGVKWWHMIGGFYPWYYSLAAPDEQTAYIGGHDMTLLKTTDGGVSWREIANEMRENPDFADPGDNNRNTHIHGLSCAPGNPNDCHIGGRGGLIARTTDGGETWKRQYASGYTASIYDLNVTGAATATAVGRGAHFYSTNRLNWTQGLGGATGLDLDMTTPTQGGRASKRTDFWAYTLNGGQGWRSYIMPVQFAYWETDGFDAFDANGDGDMDNGWLVGCVKTSGPIDDKPCVGGAILHNPTIFDANGWQATTFGPGSPILQRIEMVDTTTGWAVGDEGWILFTEDSGETWTQQPVPADAMLNALDVVNRNRVYVAGEDGVVLRFAQPDRRLTAGAQGVVAIDGDLGDWSDAYLRTIDAADVDTLLGQEPAPGQLAADVRTRWDDHRFYLGIHVTDATPAGSDRFGLALDGLQDGQPGAEDHTLLFGADGSLTVDGGAPPAGWEFAVRQVAGGYEIEAALPAAALGGGFTHLRKMGVNIALYDFASGVAAQADPTTTLIWAGDSLDQNPAGFGELTLFQFDRQQPQLEARSTGSLTVDGSLAEWSAEATYPLTAASADSLQGPPLAGDAQLSAGLRLRWWADTLFFGLQVSDASPSTADAVHLAFDPAGDGLAGAGDHEFVIWPDGRVWQDGAPSAQVLAAGQSTAGGYQLEIALPAAVLGGNFQGNQSLRFNYGLLDDIDNDGVIDRRLNWQGASVAGIQTDFGSLVFKPLYLEIDAAPGGGPVSDTVIDQWNVNNNYGNYGYILIRPNGAQQSLIRFDLSSLPANAQIIKSQLWLYVIEREVTPLETRLYRLLRPWEEYQASWNQAAAGAPWQTPGASGSADRLAVPSAQATLSRAGVQTIWDVTQDVQAFAQGQAPNYGWLLNGTGATTSLYKLASSNWNQANPLPELSIEYILPGGTLPTPTPIATATPTRTPTPTTTPTPTKTPTPTVTPTETATPTATPTETPTATPTPTETPTETPTSTPTATPTATPVSVPIWMPLIRR, encoded by the coding sequence TTGAAATCGCGCAACCCGTTTCTGTTCCTGTTGTTCGTTCTCGCCATCGCCGTCAGCCTGCCCGCGGCGGCCATCGCCCGGCCAGCGCTCGCCCCCCAGTCTCCGGCCACCCCGCAGGCAACCGGCTCGTGGCAGCGGGTGTGGAAAGGCGAAGGCGTGGTCAATGCCTTTGTCGGCATCGACGCCCAAACTGTTCTCGGCGCCGGCAGCGATGGCATGATCCTGCTCAGCACCGATGCCGGCGTCAGCTGGCGGTACCAATCGCCCACCCCCGATACCGACCTCAACGACCTGGTCCTGGTTGGCAACCGGGCTTGGGCCGTGGGGCTGGATGGCCTTGTGCTCGGCTCGACCGATAGCGGCGTCAACTGGCGCCAACTGGCCACCGGCCTGGCGCCGGCGCTGAACGGCGTCCACTTTCTCGATGGGGCCAACGGCTGGGCGGTGGGAGCGGGCGGCGCCATCCAACATACTACCGATGGTGGAGCCAATTGGACGCTGCAAACCAGCGGCGTGAGCACGGCCTTGAATGCCGTGCGAATCTTCAGCGATGGCCAGCACGGCCTGGCCGCCGGCGATAACGGCGTGCTGCTCGCCACGACCGATGGCGGCGGAACCTGGACGCCCAAGCCCGGCGTCGGCAACCCGGCTCTGGCCCTGCGCGATATCCATGTCGAAGGCAGCCAGGCCTGGCTGGTGGGCGACGGCGGCATCCTGCGCTACTCCAGCGACCAGGGCGCCACCTGGGCGACCAGGAATATCCCCTATTTCCACATTCACGAGATCGAATTCGCACCAGGACAGGACCAGATCGGTTGGGCGGCAGGCATCGCCGTCAGCGGCGCCATCGAAGAAGAACGCATCTACCGCACCACCAATGGCGGCAGCAGCTGGGCGCCGGTTACTTCTGTCGAGGGCAGCGATGTCGATCTGGCCCGCGCCAGCGGTATCCAGACCGCGATCGAGGTGACGGCCTTGGGCGTCAGCGATACGACCCACGCCTGGGTGGGGGGTGGGGCCACCAACCGCAACTATGGCAACTACTACGACGCGCCCGAGGACCTGATCGCCCGCGAGTCGTGGTTTGTTTGGCATACGAGCAACGGCGTCAAGTGGTGGCACATGATCGGCGGCTTCTATCCCTGGTACTACAGCCTGGCCGCGCCAGATGAGCAGACCGCCTATATCGGCGGTCACGACATGACGCTGTTGAAGACCACTGACGGTGGCGTGAGTTGGCGCGAGATCGCCAACGAGATGCGCGAGAACCCGGACTTTGCCGATCCCGGCGACAACAACCGCAACACCCATATCCACGGCCTCTCCTGCGCTCCGGGCAACCCCAACGACTGCCATATCGGCGGCCGTGGGGGGCTGATCGCCCGCACCACCGATGGCGGCGAGACCTGGAAACGGCAATATGCTTCCGGCTATACCGCCAGTATCTATGACCTCAATGTCACCGGCGCGGCCACGGCCACGGCGGTGGGGCGCGGCGCCCATTTCTATTCCACCAATCGCCTCAACTGGACGCAAGGTCTGGGCGGCGCCACCGGCCTCGATCTCGACATGACCACGCCCACGCAAGGCGGCCGGGCCAGCAAACGCACCGATTTTTGGGCCTACACGCTCAACGGCGGCCAGGGTTGGCGCAGCTACATCATGCCCGTTCAGTTCGCCTATTGGGAGACCGACGGCTTCGATGCCTTCGACGCCAACGGCGACGGCGACATGGATAACGGCTGGCTGGTCGGCTGCGTCAAAACCTCTGGTCCTATCGACGATAAGCCCTGCGTGGGTGGCGCCATCCTCCACAACCCCACCATCTTCGACGCCAACGGCTGGCAGGCAACGACCTTTGGCCCTGGCTCGCCCATCCTCCAGCGCATCGAAATGGTGGACACCACCACCGGTTGGGCCGTGGGCGACGAGGGTTGGATCCTGTTCACCGAGGATAGCGGCGAGACCTGGACGCAGCAGCCCGTCCCCGCCGACGCCATGCTCAACGCCCTGGATGTAGTCAACCGCAACCGCGTCTATGTCGCCGGCGAAGACGGCGTCGTCCTCCGCTTTGCCCAGCCCGACCGCCGCCTGACGGCCGGCGCGCAGGGCGTCGTCGCCATCGATGGCGACCTGGGCGACTGGAGCGACGCCTATCTGCGCACCATCGACGCCGCCGATGTCGATACCCTCCTCGGCCAGGAGCCTGCACCCGGCCAGCTCGCAGCCGACGTCCGCACGCGCTGGGATGACCACCGCTTCTACCTGGGCATCCATGTGACCGACGCCACCCCCGCCGGTTCCGACCGCTTCGGCCTCGCCCTGGATGGCCTGCAAGACGGTCAGCCCGGCGCCGAGGATCACACCCTGCTGTTCGGGGCCGATGGCAGCCTGACGGTGGATGGCGGCGCTCCGCCCGCGGGCTGGGAGTTTGCCGTGCGCCAGGTTGCCGGCGGCTACGAGATCGAGGCCGCCCTTCCCGCCGCTGCCCTGGGCGGCGGCTTCACCCACCTGCGCAAGATGGGCGTCAACATCGCCCTCTACGACTTCGCCAGCGGGGTCGCGGCCCAGGCCGACCCGACTACCACCCTCATCTGGGCCGGCGACAGCCTGGATCAGAACCCGGCCGGCTTCGGCGAACTGACCCTGTTCCAGTTCGACCGCCAGCAGCCCCAGCTCGAAGCCCGCTCGACCGGCAGCCTGACCGTGGATGGCAGCCTGGCCGAGTGGAGCGCCGAAGCGACCTATCCGCTGACTGCGGCCTCGGCCGATAGCCTGCAAGGGCCGCCTCTGGCCGGCGATGCCCAACTCTCGGCCGGCCTCCGCCTGCGCTGGTGGGCCGATACGCTCTTCTTCGGGCTACAGGTGTCCGACGCCAGCCCCTCGACCGCCGACGCCGTGCACCTGGCCTTCGACCCGGCTGGCGATGGTTTGGCCGGGGCCGGCGACCACGAGTTCGTGATCTGGCCCGATGGCCGCGTGTGGCAGGATGGCGCGCCCTCGGCCCAGGTACTGGCGGCCGGGCAGAGCACAGCCGGCGGCTATCAGCTAGAGATCGCCCTCCCGGCGGCCGTGCTGGGCGGGAACTTCCAGGGCAATCAGTCGCTGCGCTTTAATTACGGGCTGCTCGATGACATCGACAACGACGGCGTCATCGACCGCCGCCTTAACTGGCAGGGTGCGTCGGTGGCCGGGATTCAGACCGACTTCGGGTCGCTCGTCTTCAAGCCGCTCTATCTGGAGATCGATGCCGCGCCCGGCGGCGGCCCCGTGAGCGACACTGTCATCGACCAGTGGAACGTCAACAACAACTACGGCAACTACGGCTACATCCTCATTCGGCCCAACGGCGCCCAACAAAGCCTGATCCGCTTCGACCTTTCCAGCCTGCCCGCCAACGCCCAGATCATCAAGTCGCAGCTCTGGCTGTATGTGATCGAGCGCGAGGTGACGCCGCTGGAGACGCGTCTCTATCGGCTGCTGCGGCCCTGGGAAGAATACCAGGCCTCCTGGAACCAGGCCGCGGCCGGCGCTCCCTGGCAGACGCCCGGCGCCAGCGGTTCCGCTGACCGGCTGGCCGTCCCTAGCGCCCAGGCCACACTCAGCCGGGCCGGCGTGCAGACCATTTGGGACGTGACCCAGGATGTGCAGGCCTTCGCGCAGGGCCAGGCGCCCAACTATGGCTGGCTGTTGAATGGCACAGGCGCCACGACCTCGCTCTACAAACTGGCAAGCAGCAACTGGAACCAGGCCAACCCGCTGCCGGAGCTGAGCATCGAGTACATCCTGCCCGGCGGAACCCTGCCCACCCCCACCCCCATCGCCACCGCCACCCCCACCCGCACCCCCACACCGACGACCACGCCGACCCCGACCAAGACGCCGACCCCGACCGTCACTCCCACCGAGACCGCCACCCCCACGGCCACCCCGACGGAAACCCCCACGGCCACCCCGACGCCGACCGAGACCCCCACCGAGACGCCGACCTCGACCCCGACGGCCACGCCCACGGCCACCCCGGTCTCGGTCCCGATCTGGATGCCGTTGATTCGGAGGTGA
- a CDS encoding ATP-binding protein, with the protein MLDRPLYLHQLLAATRRSPVTALLGPRQSGKTTLARLFARDKPVTIFDLESQPDSRRLQNPELVLGSLQGLVVLDEIQAMPELFSVLRVLVDRPDNQAHFLILGSASPAIVKGVSETLAGRVEFIELSGFDLAEVGDENWQSLWVRGGFPRAFLTASDEDSLAWREGFIRTFLERDLPQLGITIPAAAMRRFWTMLAHYHGQTWNASELGRAMSLSDKTVRSYLDILTGAYMVRQLQPWYENIGKRQVKAPKVYLRDAGLLHSLLSIADFHSLLAHPRLGASWEGFVIEQVLRIVKPSQAYFWSTHTGAEVDLFFLHAGGRFGIEIKFNEAPSLTQSMHTSISDLKLDHLWVVYPGQQTYPVHPRITMLPLKALSSLRNSLV; encoded by the coding sequence GTGCTCGACCGACCTCTTTACCTCCACCAGCTTCTCGCCGCTACCCGCCGCTCGCCCGTGACTGCGCTTTTGGGGCCGCGACAAAGTGGCAAGACGACCCTGGCCCGGCTGTTTGCCCGCGACAAGCCGGTAACTATTTTCGATCTTGAGTCTCAACCCGATTCACGCCGACTCCAAAACCCAGAGCTTGTCCTCGGCTCATTACAAGGGTTAGTAGTGCTGGACGAGATTCAGGCCATGCCTGAGCTATTCAGCGTTTTGAGGGTCCTGGTAGATCGCCCGGACAACCAGGCCCACTTCCTCATCCTGGGGAGCGCGTCACCTGCCATCGTCAAAGGGGTGTCGGAAACGCTGGCAGGCCGGGTAGAGTTCATCGAGCTTTCTGGCTTCGATCTCGCCGAGGTTGGAGACGAAAACTGGCAATCACTTTGGGTGCGGGGTGGATTCCCGCGCGCCTTTCTGACAGCCAGCGACGAAGACAGCCTGGCCTGGCGTGAAGGCTTCATCCGCACCTTTCTTGAACGCGACCTTCCCCAATTGGGCATCACCATCCCAGCGGCCGCTATGCGGCGTTTCTGGACGATGTTGGCGCACTATCATGGCCAGACTTGGAACGCCTCGGAGTTGGGGCGGGCCATGAGCTTATCAGACAAAACCGTGCGCTCTTATCTGGACATCCTGACCGGGGCCTATATGGTGCGGCAGCTACAGCCCTGGTATGAAAATATCGGCAAACGGCAAGTCAAAGCGCCCAAGGTCTACCTGCGCGACGCAGGCCTACTCCACAGCCTGCTGAGCATAGCCGATTTCCACAGCCTGTTGGCGCATCCTCGTCTTGGCGCCTCGTGGGAAGGCTTCGTGATCGAGCAAGTTCTGCGAATCGTAAAGCCTTCGCAGGCTTATTTCTGGAGCACGCACACCGGAGCGGAAGTAGACCTCTTTTTCCTACACGCCGGAGGGCGCTTTGGGATCGAGATCAAGTTCAACGAAGCGCCGAGCCTCACCCAATCGATGCACACATCGATAAGTGATCTGAAGCTCGACCACCTCTGGGTGGTTTATCCCGGCCAGCAGACTTATCCCGTCCATCCTCGGATTACGATGTTGCCGCTTAAGGCGCTGAGCAGCCTGAGAAACAGCCTGGTTTGA
- a CDS encoding DNRLRE domain-containing protein produces the protein MRPLKPLLLLLLFVLLPISAVVVAQPRMAAPAAPAATSTWQRAWRGEGALFALAGRDAQTVLGAGSQGMLLKSTNGGETWRYQSPVTDKDLYDLSAVGANAWAVGQSGTVVFSGDGGNNWKQLPSGLAANLNGVHFLDGANGWVVGDGGLIAHSSNGGASWTPQTSGVAAHLRAVRMFADGQHGVAAGDAGTLLTTTNGGTNWTVRSGVVPAGAVLRDIHVEGNSAWLVGDGGVLRASSDQGASWSPKSIPSFNIYEIEFAPGQTQIGWAAGVAVVSGNITEERLYRTTNGGDNWTAVTSVTGSDIDLQRDRHTASASTGVAGIAVSALGVGDGTHAWVGGDMAVMNEGNYFDAPADKITRDAWFVWGTFNGTAWEHLIGGFYPWYYQIDVVSDQIAYISGQDMTVLKTTDGGETWRELANELRTGAGLADPVANQRATILHGVSCVPGSVIDCRVAGRRGMIAHTTNGGESWTREYPPNYSQSLYDLNVTSATQSVAVGRGAHFYATNSTWAQGTGGATGLDLDMVSPYEGGRSSKRTDFFAYTTNGGQAWRSYIMPTQFAFWQTDGFDAFDANGDGDLDYGWLVGCKKTSGPIDEKPCEGAAILRSANVIDPAAWQSTVLDAASPILERVVMVDLNTGWAVGDQGWIIFTTNGGQNWTRQVVPMSGWLNAVDAHDENLAFAAGEEGVVFRYAANASQTVAAPPQQNTVADGNLDDWTSSGAVSIDASNAASITGATPSPSDLSLALRARWWEARLFLALDVTDDSVQPDDRIDIALDGLDDNVGGGGDDRTLSIYADGRVTASGFSPTVGVQPRSGGYRVEVQIPAGALGGGFESGRTVGLNLGLSDHEGGGQQSALVWTDASLNANAATFATVAFQPFGGGSATLIAVPAGAMTMDGSLAEWNNDQTLSLTAATADTQQGAGITPADLSADVRARWWPNYVFVGIHVHDATLRPGDAVHLAFDGNDDGEQGGPTDWNIRIGADGSVSNGFQALAYVASAADGYTVEVAVPQSMIGGALAHDRALGFNIGLEDDDAGDAGAESWLVWEGASPGGVYADLGQMRLQAYSLVLQPGSNGYNGVTDTFLDAWLPTANYAASQTLEWRAEGANPAKSGLFKFDLSPLPANSVVSSASLSYYATLDGGQDLTARIYRMGRAWDVNAATWQQAAAGTPWQTAGARGANDRAATATDFKVMTGLGWVTFNVLADVNAFLAGTPNHGWLVEMSDSNARFLVAAAEYTTDLTQRPKLEIRYVLAPSGSFPTPTPTVTPTKTPTPTITPTPTITPTATETPTPTETPTITPTPTETPTPTITPTASETPTPTETPTTTLTPTETGTPTITPTASETPTPTPTRTPTATPDRFSASLRNGVDGYAGAIDTHLSALDPQVNYVAAPLLALQEAAGLQSRALLGFDLRPIPMGTQIRSAELHLFITYRSNSAVGRSLLVHRLLHSWFPPAANWLLATETTAWAQPGAGSAGSDYRAIPSAASPLDGGDELVMDVTADVQAWLNGEPNHGWLLRLGEGGLLGLNLASSDHEQPGLRPLLTISLPTGATLATPTPTPTPIATPTPSGQGGVTTFSLNLGGGWQAFSIPLVPQNPALPEVFGSIDGKYSLVRWWDNSVKPARWRTYTPGGGANDLPAVPELIGVWVQMTQPGTLNLTGLRPNRTVIHLEPGWNQIGYPALAPQRVEATLAAIAGSYDAARVWDNAAQVWRSYLPGDPGNDLSAFNPGDALWIRATKAVDVTIVN, from the coding sequence ATGCGCCCGCTCAAACCCCTCCTGCTCCTCCTCTTGTTCGTCCTCCTTCCCATCAGCGCCGTCGTCGTGGCCCAGCCCCGAATGGCGGCGCCCGCTGCCCCAGCCGCAACCTCCACCTGGCAGCGCGCCTGGCGGGGCGAGGGCGCGCTCTTTGCCCTGGCCGGGCGCGACGCCCAAACCGTGCTGGGGGCCGGCTCGCAGGGCATGTTGCTGAAGAGCACCAACGGTGGCGAGACCTGGCGCTATCAGTCACCCGTGACCGACAAGGATCTCTACGACCTGAGCGCCGTCGGCGCCAACGCCTGGGCCGTGGGGCAGAGCGGGACGGTGGTGTTTTCGGGCGATGGCGGCAACAACTGGAAACAACTTCCCAGCGGCCTGGCTGCCAACCTCAACGGCGTCCACTTCCTCGATGGCGCCAACGGCTGGGTCGTCGGTGATGGCGGCCTCATCGCCCACAGCAGCAACGGCGGAGCCAGTTGGACGCCGCAGACCAGCGGCGTGGCCGCCCATTTGCGGGCCGTGCGCATGTTCGCCGATGGTCAGCACGGCGTGGCCGCGGGCGACGCCGGGACTTTGCTCACCACCACCAACGGCGGGACGAACTGGACCGTGCGGTCGGGCGTCGTCCCGGCCGGGGCGGTCTTGCGCGATATCCATGTCGAAGGCAACTCGGCCTGGCTGGTGGGCGATGGCGGCGTCCTGCGCGCCAGCAGCGACCAGGGCGCCAGCTGGTCGCCCAAATCCATCCCCTCCTTCAATATCTACGAGATCGAATTCGCCCCCGGTCAAACGCAGATCGGTTGGGCGGCAGGTGTGGCCGTCGTCAGCGGCAACATCACCGAGGAGCGCCTCTATCGCACCACCAACGGCGGCGACAATTGGACGGCGGTGACATCTGTGACCGGCAGCGACATCGATCTACAGCGCGACCGCCACACCGCCAGCGCCTCCACCGGCGTCGCCGGCATCGCCGTCAGCGCCCTGGGGGTGGGCGACGGCACGCACGCCTGGGTAGGCGGCGACATGGCCGTGATGAACGAGGGCAACTACTTCGATGCACCCGCCGACAAAATCACCCGCGATGCCTGGTTTGTGTGGGGCACCTTCAACGGCACGGCCTGGGAGCACCTGATCGGCGGCTTCTATCCCTGGTACTACCAAATCGATGTTGTCTCCGACCAGATCGCCTACATCTCTGGCCAGGACATGACCGTGCTGAAAACCACCGATGGCGGCGAGACGTGGCGCGAGCTGGCCAACGAATTGCGCACCGGCGCCGGTCTGGCCGACCCTGTGGCCAACCAGCGCGCCACCATCCTTCATGGCGTCTCCTGCGTCCCTGGCAGCGTTATCGATTGCCGGGTGGCCGGGCGCCGCGGCATGATCGCCCACACCACCAACGGCGGCGAGAGTTGGACGCGCGAATATCCGCCCAACTACAGCCAGAGTCTCTACGATCTGAACGTGACCTCGGCCACCCAGTCGGTTGCCGTTGGCCGCGGGGCGCATTTCTATGCCACCAACAGCACGTGGGCGCAGGGCACAGGCGGGGCCACCGGGCTGGACCTGGACATGGTCTCGCCTTACGAGGGTGGCCGTTCCAGCAAACGCACCGACTTCTTTGCCTACACTACCAACGGCGGCCAGGCCTGGCGCAGCTACATCATGCCCACGCAATTTGCCTTCTGGCAGACGGACGGTTTCGACGCTTTCGACGCCAACGGCGACGGCGATCTGGACTACGGCTGGCTGGTGGGCTGCAAAAAGACCTCTGGCCCCATCGACGAAAAGCCCTGCGAAGGCGCCGCCATCCTGCGCAGCGCCAATGTCATCGACCCCGCCGCCTGGCAGAGCACCGTCCTGGACGCCGCCTCGCCCATCCTGGAGCGCGTGGTTATGGTCGATCTCAACACCGGCTGGGCCGTGGGCGACCAGGGTTGGATCATCTTCACCACCAATGGCGGCCAGAATTGGACGCGGCAGGTCGTGCCTATGTCGGGTTGGCTCAACGCCGTCGACGCCCATGACGAAAACCTGGCCTTTGCCGCCGGCGAAGAAGGCGTCGTCTTCCGCTACGCCGCCAATGCCTCACAAACCGTGGCCGCGCCGCCGCAGCAGAACACCGTTGCCGATGGCAACCTGGATGACTGGACCTCGTCTGGGGCCGTGAGCATCGACGCCAGCAACGCCGCCTCGATCACCGGCGCCACACCCAGCCCCTCGGACTTGAGCCTGGCCCTGCGCGCCCGCTGGTGGGAGGCCCGCCTCTTCCTGGCCCTGGATGTGACCGATGATTCTGTGCAGCCCGATGACCGCATCGACATCGCCCTCGATGGCCTCGACGACAATGTGGGCGGCGGCGGCGATGACCGCACGCTCAGCATCTATGCCGATGGTCGCGTCACTGCCTCCGGGTTCAGCCCCACGGTTGGGGTGCAGCCTCGATCCGGCGGCTACCGGGTGGAGGTCCAGATCCCGGCTGGGGCGTTGGGTGGGGGCTTCGAGTCTGGCCGGACGGTCGGCCTCAACCTGGGCCTGAGCGACCACGAAGGCGGGGGCCAGCAGAGCGCCCTGGTCTGGACCGATGCCAGCCTGAACGCCAACGCCGCCACCTTTGCCACCGTCGCCTTCCAGCCTTTCGGCGGCGGCTCCGCCACCCTCATCGCCGTCCCGGCCGGGGCGATGACCATGGATGGCAGCCTGGCCGAGTGGAACAACGATCAAACGCTCAGCCTCACCGCCGCCACCGCCGACACGCAGCAAGGAGCGGGCATCACCCCTGCCGACCTCAGCGCCGATGTACGCGCTCGCTGGTGGCCGAACTACGTCTTCGTCGGCATCCATGTCCACGACGCCACCCTCCGCCCTGGCGACGCCGTCCATCTGGCCTTCGACGGCAACGACGACGGCGAGCAGGGCGGCCCCACCGATTGGAACATCCGCATAGGTGCTGATGGCAGCGTGAGCAACGGCTTCCAGGCCCTGGCCTATGTCGCCAGCGCCGCCGATGGCTACACGGTCGAGGTCGCCGTACCCCAAAGCATGATCGGGGGCGCCCTGGCCCACGACCGCGCCCTGGGTTTCAATATCGGCCTGGAGGATGACGACGCCGGCGACGCCGGCGCCGAAAGCTGGCTGGTATGGGAGGGCGCCAGCCCCGGCGGCGTCTATGCCGACCTGGGCCAGATGCGTCTGCAAGCCTACAGCCTGGTATTGCAGCCCGGTAGCAACGGCTACAACGGCGTCACCGACACCTTCCTCGATGCCTGGCTGCCCACAGCCAACTACGCCGCCAGCCAGACGCTGGAATGGCGCGCCGAGGGCGCCAACCCGGCCAAGAGCGGGCTGTTCAAATTCGACCTTAGCCCCTTGCCGGCCAACAGCGTCGTCAGCAGCGCCTCCCTCTCCTACTACGCCACCCTCGACGGCGGCCAGGACCTGACCGCCCGCATCTACCGCATGGGGCGGGCCTGGGATGTGAACGCCGCCACCTGGCAACAGGCCGCCGCCGGCACACCCTGGCAGACAGCGGGTGCGCGGGGCGCCAACGACCGCGCCGCCACCGCCACCGATTTCAAAGTCATGACCGGGCTGGGCTGGGTCACGTTCAACGTCCTGGCCGATGTCAACGCCTTTCTAGCGGGGACGCCGAACCACGGCTGGTTGGTGGAGATGAGCGACTCGAACGCCCGCTTCCTGGTGGCGGCGGCCGAATACACCACCGACCTGACGCAGCGTCCCAAGCTGGAGATCCGCTACGTCCTCGCCCCCTCCGGCTCGTTCCCCACCCCCACGCCCACCGTCACCCCCACCAAGACGCCGACGCCGACGATCACCCCTACCCCCACCATCACCCCCACCGCCACCGAGACGCCGACGCCGACCGAAACCCCGACGATCACGCCGACGCCGACCGAGACGCCCACCCCCACCATCACCCCCACCGCCTCGGAGACCCCGACGCCGACCGAAACCCCAACCACGACTCTGACGCCGACCGAGACCGGCACCCCCACCATCACCCCCACCGCCTCGGAGACGCCGACTCCCACCCCCACCCGCACCCCCACGGCCACGCCCGACCGTTTCAGCGCCAGCCTGCGTAACGGCGTCGATGGCTATGCCGGCGCCATCGACACCCACCTCTCGGCCCTCGATCCCCAGGTCAACTACGTCGCGGCGCCGTTGCTGGCCCTGCAAGAGGCGGCCGGCCTGCAAAGCCGCGCCCTCCTCGGCTTCGATCTGCGACCGATCCCGATGGGGACGCAGATCCGCAGCGCCGAATTGCACCTCTTCATCACCTATCGCAGCAATTCGGCCGTGGGACGCTCGCTGCTGGTTCACCGGCTGCTGCATAGCTGGTTCCCGCCGGCGGCCAACTGGCTGCTGGCCACCGAGACCACAGCCTGGGCGCAGCCGGGCGCGGGGAGCGCCGGCAGCGACTATCGCGCCATCCCCAGCGCCGCCTCGCCTTTGGATGGCGGCGACGAGTTGGTGATGGATGTGACCGCCGATGTCCAGGCCTGGCTGAACGGTGAGCCGAACCACGGCTGGCTGCTGCGGCTGGGTGAGGGCGGGCTGCTGGGGCTGAATCTGGCCAGCAGCGACCACGAACAGCCCGGCCTGCGTCCCCTCCTCACCATCTCTTTGCCCACGGGCGCCACGCTGGCCACCCCCACGCCCACCCCCACCCCCATCGCCACCCCCACCCCCAGCGGGCAGGGCGGCGTCACGACCTTCAGCCTCAACCTGGGCGGCGGCTGGCAGGCGTTCTCCATCCCCCTGGTGCCGCAGAACCCGGCGCTACCCGAGGTCTTTGGCAGCATCGATGGCAAGTACAGCCTGGTGCGCTGGTGGGATAACAGCGTCAAACCGGCTCGCTGGCGCACCTACACGCCCGGCGGCGGGGCCAATGACCTGCCCGCCGTGCCGGAGCTGATCGGCGTTTGGGTGCAGATGACGCAGCCGGGGACGCTGAACCTGACCGGGCTGCGCCCGAACCGCACGGTCATCCACCTGGAACCGGGCTGGAATCAGATCGGCTACCCGGCCCTGGCCCCGCAGCGGGTGGAAGCGACGCTGGCCGCCATCGCTGGCAGCTATGACGCCGCCCGCGTGTGGGACAACGCCGCCCAGGTCTGGCGCTCCTACCTCCCCGGCGACCCCGGCAACGATCTTTCCGCCTTCAACCCCGGCGACGCCCTCTGGATCCGGGCGACGAAGGCGGTGGATGTGACGATTGTGAATTGA